A window of the Streptococcus sp. 116-D4 genome harbors these coding sequences:
- a CDS encoding phage/plasmid primase, P4 family has translation MSLIKIKAKDSVLESDYEFENYPESAIQSFDNSTPIDKYKDTWRIYKDEVIDSNPHTDVSDKEKQKKRKPPFHIMAEFLMAHLIVVSIAEIEDAGEGSLFVYNPKEGIYQPAWDIVPKLVRRLEPSFRSADINEIICALSCSCKNVSIYQGLRYIALGNCIYDTYYRYGMKYSPSIVFTHKVQVNYNSEANSPVLGGWSIDSWLAELFNNDAELIHLAWQTILAVIRGYADERIIWLIGKGGTGKGSFQELLINLVGRSNTASMKLTELDGRNRFATSQLIGKHLVIGDDNPIDKVITDPSTMFSLVTHDIVTIEKKGKQAYSARLTPVIVQSSNRLIKIQGDKEAIARRTFILPFVSEFNKDGYKREIKQVYLKRQDVLEYVLQNALEYDISDGFKDISHHPAIKEIHGKSMTSVEQFSSYLFSRVKSTFLPNSFMLWAYKQFCEGNGLERGTKEAFHKELKDALPSNWVFKSTLSSCKDFDESDLVLFVHSKTFSLDTTKRHKGYVMKSCS, from the coding sequence ATGTCATTAATTAAGATTAAAGCAAAAGATTCTGTATTAGAATCTGACTATGAATTTGAAAATTACCCTGAGAGTGCTATTCAATCTTTTGATAACTCTACTCCAATAGATAAATATAAGGATACATGGCGAATATATAAAGATGAGGTAATTGATTCTAACCCACATACAGATGTTTCAGATAAAGAGAAGCAGAAAAAGAGAAAACCTCCTTTTCATATTATGGCAGAATTCTTAATGGCTCATCTCATTGTGGTTAGTATAGCTGAAATAGAGGATGCTGGGGAAGGTAGCTTATTTGTGTATAATCCAAAAGAGGGGATTTATCAACCTGCTTGGGATATAGTTCCTAAATTAGTAAGAAGATTAGAACCTTCTTTTAGGAGTGCTGATATAAACGAGATTATTTGTGCACTAAGTTGTAGCTGTAAAAATGTAAGTATATATCAAGGTTTACGTTACATAGCTTTAGGGAATTGTATTTATGATACTTATTATCGGTATGGAATGAAATACAGTCCTTCAATTGTGTTTACACATAAGGTACAAGTAAATTATAATTCAGAAGCAAATTCTCCAGTATTAGGTGGTTGGTCTATTGATTCTTGGTTAGCTGAACTGTTTAATAATGATGCTGAACTAATTCACTTAGCATGGCAAACAATTTTGGCAGTGATACGTGGTTATGCTGACGAGAGAATTATTTGGCTGATTGGAAAAGGAGGAACAGGTAAGGGTAGTTTCCAGGAGTTGCTAATTAACTTAGTAGGTAGGAGTAACACAGCCTCCATGAAACTAACTGAATTAGATGGTAGAAACCGTTTTGCCACTTCACAGTTAATAGGTAAACACTTAGTTATTGGAGATGATAATCCTATTGATAAGGTGATAACAGACCCTTCTACTATGTTTTCTCTAGTTACTCATGATATTGTCACAATCGAAAAGAAAGGCAAACAGGCCTATTCTGCTCGACTTACTCCTGTGATTGTTCAATCATCTAATCGATTGATTAAGATTCAAGGAGACAAAGAAGCTATAGCAAGAAGAACTTTCATACTTCCCTTCGTTTCTGAATTTAACAAAGATGGTTACAAGAGAGAAATAAAGCAGGTTTATCTAAAACGTCAGGATGTATTAGAATATGTATTGCAAAATGCATTAGAATATGATATCAGTGATGGATTCAAGGATATCAGTCACCACCCTGCTATCAAGGAAATTCATGGGAAGTCTATGACAAGTGTTGAACAGTTTTCATCTTATCTGTTTAGTCGTGTAAAATCTACTTTCTTGCCGAATTCATTTATGCTATGGGCATATAAACAATTCTGTGAAGGAAATGGTTTAGAACGAGGAACTAAGGAAGCCTTTCACAAAGAATTAAAAGATGCACTTCCATCAAACTGGGTCTTTAAGTCAACATTATCTAGTTGTAAAGATTTTGATGAGAGTGATTTGGTTCTTTTTGTTCATTCTAAGACCTTCAGTTTAGATACTACAAAGAGACATAAAGGGTATGTAATGAAGTCATGCTCTTGA